Proteins encoded in a region of the Elaeis guineensis isolate ETL-2024a chromosome 7, EG11, whole genome shotgun sequence genome:
- the LOC105048408 gene encoding glycosyltransferase BC10, with translation MKNQQQNQSPCLSKLFPSNSQLLQFLPNFLLLGLGLTLGFISSFYLKTIPFPLQTPKLSILSPPPSPPQPSPPPPPPPPPPPPQPVLNLTFTASERVGLKGYVEPVEAMHDMTDEELLWRASMVPRIKGYPFDRVPKVAFLFLTRKALHFAPLWEKFFQGHEGLYSIYVHADPSFNESAPEGSVFHGRRVPSKPVKWGQLSMMEAERRLLANALLDFSNQRFVLLSESCIPLFNFPTIYSYLINSTKTYVSSYDDPGPNGRGRYRIKMRPYLELQQWRKGSQWFEVDRNLAIEIISDEKYFPVFKKYCKPSCYVDEHYLSTFVSISFWGRNANRSLTWVDWSKGGPHPARFGRLDVTIELLERLRNGSTCDYNGRTTNICFLFARKFLPNSLTRFLRFAPKVMGIRT, from the exons ATGAAGAACCAGCAGCAAAATCAATCTCCATGTCTTTCCAAGCTTTTCCCTTCCAATTCCCAACTCCTCCAATTCCTCCCAAACTTCCTTCTCCTTGGCCTCGGCCTGACCCTTGGGTTCATCTCCAGTTTCTACCTCAAAACCATTCCTTTCCCTCTCCAAACACCCAAACTCTCcattctctctcctcctccatctCCACCACAAccgtcgccgccgccgccgccgccgccgccgccaccgccgccACAACCAGTCCTAAATCTCACCTTTACTGCTAGCGAGCGTGTGGGATTAAAGGGATATGTGGAGCCGGTCGAGGCCATGCATGACATGACCGACGAGGAGTTGCTGTGGAGGGCGTCGATGGTTCCAAGGATCAAAGGCTACCCATTCGACCGGGTTCCTAAGGTTGCTTTCTTGTTTCTCACCAGGAAAGCGCTTCACTTCGCTCCGCTATGGGAGAAGTTCTTCCAAGGACATGAAGGATTGTATTCGATCTACGTGCACGCCGATCCTTCCTTCAACGAGTCCGCGCCGGAGGGTTCGGTGTTCCATGGCCGGAGAGTCCCCAGCAAG CCGGTGAAATGGGGACAATTGAGCATGATGGAAGCTGAACGCCGCCTGCTAGCTAATGCTCTACTCGACTTCTCAAACCAACGCTTCGTCCTCCTCTCTGAGTCATGCATTCCTCTCTTCAACTTCCCCACTATTTACTCCTACCTCATCAACTCTACTAAAACTTATGTCAGTAGCTACGATGATCCGGGGCCTAATGGTCGTGGTCGATACCGCATTAAAATGAGACCATATCTGGAGTTGCAGCAATGGCGCAAAGGCTCTCAGTGGTTCGAGGTGGACCGGAACCTTGCAATTGAGATAATTTCTGATGAAAAATATTTCccggtctttaagaaatactGCAAGCCCTCATGCTATGTGGATGAACATTATTTGTCAACATTTGTTAGTATAAGTTTTTGGGGGAGAAATGCAAATAGGAGCTTGACTTGGGTTGACTGGTCAAAAGGAGGCCCACACCCAGCTAGGTTTGGACGATTGGATGTGACAATTGAGCTCTTGGAGAGATTGAGAAATGGGAGCACATGCGATTATAATGGTAGGACTACTAATATTTGTTTCCTATTTGCCAGGAAGTTCTTGCCCAATTCCTTGACTCGGTTTTTGAGATTTGCTCCAAAAGTTATGGGCATTCGGACTTAA
- the LOC105048407 gene encoding LOW QUALITY PROTEIN: probable leucine-rich repeat receptor-like protein kinase At1g68400 (The sequence of the model RefSeq protein was modified relative to this genomic sequence to represent the inferred CDS: inserted 4 bases in 4 codons) has product MEEKQLRFSAHLLLPPLILLLLLELSLARASSSSLDGDLSALLAFRALSDPAQKLASWNWSHPAPCSTWLGVSCAQGRVTRLVLEDLYLSGRDALQSLTRLDQLRVLSLKSNLLSGPIPDLSPLPALKLLFLSHNNLSGPIPPSISSLSRLYRLDASYNNLSGSVPTTLNRLSRLLTLRLDSNRLSGPIFGLALPSLQDFNVSSNMLYGAIPXPLAAFPAAAFAGNLALCGAPLAGCRDAVSKPTHPAANATTVAPVPPAANTTAAAPVPHAAAVVASSPSFKPEAASPGERRRPTPSGMSRVAVVIIVVGDFVVLVIVSGLLFCYFWRKFAGKNPSRLXEGEKIVYSSSPYASQGAXAPGCGGGGFDRGRMVFVDDAKKFELEDLLRASAEILGKGGYGTAYRAVLDDGSVVAVKRLRDVQVAGKREFEHHMETLGRLRHRNLVPLRAYYCARDEKLLVYDYMPNGSLHSLLHGNRGPGRTPLDWTTRMRIAAGAARGLAFIHHASKASKLAHGNVKSTNILIDKTGNARLADFGLALLGPAAAARYSGYRAPEAPAYGRRPWSSQRADVYAFGLVLLELLTGKPAAGGSGGVINLPRWVQSVVREEWTAEVFDLELMRYKGIEEEMVGMLQIALRCTATAPDQRPRXDQVVKMIEEIRGEVSPSLESFDSVSDSPSASEDASATTAGVSSQ; this is encoded by the exons ATGGAGGAGAAGCAGCTTCGGTTCTCGGCACATTTACTCCTACCTCCCCTCATTTTGCTACTACTCTTGGAGCTCTCTCTAGCGAGAGCCTCTTCGTCGTCGTTGGACGGGGACCTGAGCGCCCTGCTGGCCTTCCGCGCTTTGTCGGACCCGGCGCAGAAGCTGGCGAGCTGGAACTGGTCGCACCCGGCCCCGTGCTCGACATGGCTAGGCGTCTCCTGCGCCCAAGGCCGCGTCACCCGCCTCGTCCTCGAGGACCTCTACCTCTCCGGCCGCGACGCCCTGCAATCCCTCACCCGCCTCGACCAGCTCCGTGTCCTCAGCCTCAAATCCAACCTCctctccggccccatccccgACCTCTCCCCACTCCCCGCCCTCAAACTCCTCTTCCTCTCCCACAACAACCTCTCCGGCCCCATCCCACCCTCCATTTCCTCTCTCTCCCGCCTCTACCGCCTTGATGCCTCTTATAACAACCTCTCCGGCTCCGTGCCCACCACGCTGAACCGGCTCTCCCGTCTCCTCACCCTCCGCCTCGATTCCAACCGCCTTTCCGGTCCCATCTTCGGCCTCGCCCTCCCCAGCCTCCAGGACTTCAATGTGTCCTCTAATATGCTCTACGGCGCCATCC CTCCTCTGGCCGCCTTCCCCGCCGCCGCATTCGCGGGGAATCTGGCCCTCTGTGGCGCCCCTCTCGCCGGCTGCCGCGACGCCGTCAGCAAGCCTACCCACCCCGCCGCCAACGCCACCACGGTCGCTCCAGTCCCCCCCGCCGCCAACACCACCGCGGCCGCTCccgtcccgcacgccgccgccgTCGTCGCCTCCTCCCCGTCCTTCAAGCCCGAGGCCGCGTCCCCCGGCGAGCGCCGCCGCCCGACCCCCAGCGGCATGAGCCGGGTCGCCGTGGTGATCATTGTGGTCGGGGATTTCGTCGTTCTCGTCATCGTCTCTGGCCTTTTGTTTTGCTACTTCTGGCGGAAGTTCGCCGGCAAGAATCCGTCCCGGC CAGAGGGGGAGAAGATCGTCTACTCCTCTAGTCCCTACGCCTCCCAGGGGG TCGCCCCCGGCTGCGGGGGAGGGGGGTTCGACCGGGGAAGGATGGTGTTCGTGGATGACGCGAAGAAGTTCGAGCTGGAGGACCTTCTCCGGGCCTCCGCCGAGATACTGGGAAAGGGCGGCTATGGGACCGCCTACAGGGCCGTTCTCGATGACGGCAGCGTCGTCGCCGTTAAGCGCCTCCGCGACGTGCAGGTCGCCGGGAAGCGCGAGTTCGAGCACCACATGGAGACCCTCGGCCGGCTGCGCCACCGCAACCTCGTCCCTCTCAGGGCTTACTACTGCGCCCGCGACGAGAAGCTCCTTGTCTACGACTACATGCCCAATGGCAGCCTCCATTCCCTCCTCCACG GGAATCGAGGGCCGGGGCGGACGCCGTTGGACTGGACGACGAGGATGAGGATCGCGGCGGGGGCGGCGAGGGGGCTGGCGTTCATCCACCACGCGAGCAAGGCGTCGAAGCTGGCCCACGGGAACGTCAAGTCCACCAACATCCTCATCGACAAGACCGGCAACGCCCGGCTCGCCGACTTCGGGCTGGCCCTCCTGGGCCCCGCGGCGGCTGCGCGGTACAGCGGGTACCGCGCCCCGGAGGCGCCGGCATACGGGCGGCGGCCGTGGTCGTCGCAACGGGCGGACGTGTACGCCTTCGGCTTGGTGCTGCTGGAGCTCCTCACCGGGAAGCCGGCGGCCGGGGGCAGCGGCGGAGTAATAAACCTGCCGCGGTGGGTGCAGTCGGTGGTGAGAGAGGAGTGGACGGCGGAGGTGTTCGACCTGGAGCTGATGCGGTACAAGGGGATCGAGGAGGAGATGGTGGGGATGCTCCAGATCGCGTTGAGGTGCACCGCGACGGCGCCCGATCAACGGCCCA TCGATCAGGTGGTCAAGATGATCGAGGAGATCCGTGGGGAGGTATCGCCCTCTCTCGAGTCCTTCGACTCGGTGTCCGACTCTCCCTCCGCGTCTGAGGACGCCAGCGCCACCACCGCCGGCGTCAGTAGCCAGTAG